Proteins from a genomic interval of Equus quagga isolate Etosha38 chromosome 13, UCLA_HA_Equagga_1.0, whole genome shotgun sequence:
- the PLEKHG2 gene encoding pleckstrin homology domain-containing family G member 2 isoform X2 — MRGRAGGGRAEAPAGVGGWRGVGRRWGPRLLGVGGQRTDRGGTGRRRVEGSGPVPQVAALGGGGSRLQDPGIRSPSLLRPPLGPRGLPPTAFPSPAPRLRLQPERKRSQDPRASGPRKTRLSFGDSCSLPSSLSRPFHLLLYVLSPCPPLSVALPLSPSSVPPRGPSPGLDHTPDSQRPICECGRGEACGVLIPKKGVSLQKPLSRSAMPEGARGLSLSKHSPSLGRGHTGEVGDCAAVCETRTAPANPAMASPRGSGSSTSLSTVGSEGDPAPGPTPTCSTSKPEPLPGPPISLHLSPMGTPSSAKPSRLERVAREIVETERAYVRDLRSIVEDYLGPLLDGGVLGLSTEQVGTLFANIEDIYEFSSELLEDLEGSGSAGGIAECFVQRSEDFDIYTLYCMNYPSSLALLRELSLSPPAALWLQQRQAQLRHSLPLQSFLLKPVQRILKYHLLLQELGKHWAEGPGAGGREMVEEAIVSMTAVAWYINDMKRKQEHAARLQEVQRRLGGWTGPELSAFGELVLEGAFRGGGPRLRGGERLLFLFSRMLLVAKRRGPEYTYKGHIFCCNLSVSESPRDPLGFKVSDLTIPKHRHLLQAKNQEEKRLWIHCLQRLFFENHPASIPAKAKQVLLENSLHCAPKSKPVPEPLTPPLGSPRPRDARNFTPGRRNTAPSPGPSATRRGRRQSEPVKDPYVVFQQNAKPRLKHAGSEGELYPPLEPQPPDPASGPPEDLEDTGPPTLDPSGTSITEEILELLNQRGLRDPGPSPHDIPEFPGDSQVPGDSETLTFQALPSRDSSEEEEEEEEELDMDERGPSPLHVLEGLESSSAEIADAPCLSKNPDGPNLPEIPGLSEIPSIPRLPSLSDISTVFEMPCLPAIPSVPDIPNLCNAPALPADSWLQGPLQEPEKALAARRELFPGSASGKLGELSSGGRAEQEEEEGVAFPDFQPQDIPRDQGFQDELPFRSCSEIRSAWQALEQRQLARPGFPEPLLILEDSDLGGGSRSGKAAAPSAERAASRVRELARLYSERIQQMQRAETRASTNAPRRRPRALAQPQLAPCLPHEQAEPGEVRVCGRQRGPPCGISPDSLLLSLHTGPLLAFGHMLVCELALPLTCAQESVPLGPAARVQAATPLSKQRDCPDGQSLNVSNVPEQDRLGTQLPAATPLPEQGGLWNIQSPATTPLPRQDFGPLTVQIPAVTTLSDQEGHREIPVPGTTPLPEQRGPVDIQVPSTASFPEQGHHVDIEVPTAPALPEQGSCSHVTVSATTPMPKREVLLDSQSPPSPPVTKQGSSSNAQFPAAVCGQAVSPLLVHKSSVDHQIPAKTPVPLQHDPPDVQVPGTPPLPAHGGHLDCQIPANAPSSLPQDPPDVQVPGTPPLPAHGGRLDHQMPANAPSSSPQDPSDLQVPAATLLPQPQGLAGTRIRALPSLPKQGGLPDTQGPAAAPSLQEQSLSDPQVQKRTPVLEQKRVTTVHVPAATPLPELGGSGDVQGLLPTPVQTTMVLSKPGGYSVSPVTSSESSDLTPPHSPLPATRQLLGPNAAALSRYLAASYISQSLARRQGPGGDAPLASRGPWSSSAPTSRAPSPPPQAQPPPPPARRLSYATTVNIHVGGGGRLRPAKAQVRLNHPALLAPTQEPMGLRRAQGAPDAPFHT, encoded by the exons ATGAGGGGGCGTGCCGGCGGGGGGCGAGCGGAGGCGCCGGCGGGAGTTGGGGGCTGGCGGGGTGTGGGAAGGCGCTGGGGACCCAGgctgctgggggttggggggcagcgAACGGATCGAGGAGGGACCGGCCGGAGGCGAGTCGAGGGCTCAGGGCCAGTGCCCCAAGTCGCAGCCCTCGGCGGGGGAGGGAGCCGTCTGCAGGACCCTGGCATCCGGTCCCCCAGCCTCCTCCGCCCTCCCCTGGGACCCCGCGGCCTCCCGCCCACGGCttttcccagccctgcccctcgcCTTCGGCTCCAGCCAGAGCGCAAACGTTCCCAGGATCCCAGAGCCTCCGGCCCCAGAAAGACCAGACTCAGCTTCGGCgactcttgctctcttccctcttctttgtcTCGACCTTTCCATCTTTTGCTGTATgttctctctccttgtcccccTCTTTCTGTCGCTTTGCCTCTGTCTCCCTCATCTGTTCCTCCCCGGGGCCCCTCCCCGGGTTTAGACCACACTCCTGATTCTCAGCGCCCGATCTGTGAGTGCGGCCGCGGTGAGGCCTGTGGAGTCCTGATACCCAAGAAGGGGGTCTCTCTGCAGAAGCCGCTGAGCCGCTCAGCCATGCCCGAGGGAGCCCGTGGACTGAGCCTGTCCAAACACAGCCCTAGCCTTGGCCGTGGCCACACAGGTGAAGTGGGTGACTGTGCAGCTGTGTGTGAGACTCGCACAG CTCCTGCAAACCCTGCCATGGCCTCCCCCCGAGGGTCTGGGAGCTCCACATCCCTGAGCACGGTGGGCTCTGAGGGGGACCCGGCTCCGGGGCCCACCCCAACCTGCTCAACCTCCAAGCCGGAGCCCCTTCCAGGGCCCCCCATCAGTCTGCATCTGTCGCCCATGGGGACCCCCAGTTCAGCAAAACCCTCGAGGCTGGAGCGTGTGGCCCGTGAGATCGTGGAGACAGAGCGGGCCTATGTCCGGGACCTCCGCAGCATCGTCGAG GACTACCTGGGCCCTCTGCTGGACGGCGGGGTCCTGGGGCTGAGCACGGAGCAGGTGGGCACACTGTTTGCCAACATCGAGGACATCTACgaattcagcag cgaGCTCCTGGAGGACCTGGAGGGCAGCGGCAGCGCGGGGGGCATTGCCGAGTGCTTCGTGCAGAGG AGCGAGGATTTTGACATCTACACGTTGTACTGCATGAACTATCCGAG ctccctggcccTGCTCCGGGAGCTGTCGCTGTCTCCGCCGGCAGCCTTGTGGCTGCAGCAGCGCCAGGCCCAGCTCCGCCACTCGCTGCCCCTGCAGAGCTTCCTGCTGAAGCCTGTTCAGCGCATCCTCAAGTACCATCTGTTGCTGCAG GAGCTAGGCAAGCACTGGGCGGAGGGGCCGGGCGCCGGGGGCCGAGAGATGGTGGAGGAGGCCATCGTGTCCATGACAGCGGTCGCCTGGTACATCAACGACATGAAGCGCAAGCAGGAGCACGCCGCGCGCCTCCAG GAAGTGCAGCGGCGGCTGGGCGGCTGGACCGGCCCGGAGCTCAGCGCTTTCGGGGAGCTGGTGCTGGAGGGGGCCTTCCGAGGTGGCGGCCCCCGACTCCGAGGGGGTGAGCGGCTGCTCTTTCTATTCTCACGGATGCTGCTCGTGGCCAAGCGCCGGGGACCGGAATACACCTACAAGGGCCACATCTTC TGCTGCAACCTGAGCGTGAGCGAGAGTCCTCGGGACCCCCTGGGGTTCAAGGTGTCCGATCTGACCATTCCCAAGCACAGGCACCTGCTCCAG gccaAGAACCAAGAAGAGAAGCGGTTGTGGATCCACTGTCTCCAGCGCCTCTTCTTTGAGAACCACcctgcctccatccctgccaAG GCAAAACAAGTTCTCCTTGAAAACAGCCTGCACT GTGCTCCTAAAAGTAAGCCTGTCCCAGAGCCCTTGACGCCCCCACTTGGATCTCCCCGACCTCGTGATGCTAGAAATTTCACTCCTGGACGAAGGAACACAG CTCCGTCCCCAGGACCCTCTGCTACACGCCGTGGCCGCAGGCAGTCTG AGCCAGTGAAGGACCCTTATGTCGTGTTTCAACAGAATG CTAAGCCTAGGCTCAAG CATGCTGGCAGTGAGGGGGAGCTCTACCCGCCCTTAGAGCCTCAGCCACCAGATCCAGCTTCTGGACCCCCTGAGGACCTGGAGGACACTGGACCCCCCACACTGGACCCTTCTGGGACTTCCATCACTGAGGAAATCCTGGAACTGCTGAACCAAAGAGGCCTCCGGGACCCGGGG CCATCGCCTCATGACATTCCCGAGTTCCCCGGAGACTCCCAGGTGCCAGGCGACAGCGAAACCCTCACATTCCAAGCCCTGCCCAGCCGGGATTCgtcagaagaggaggaggaggaggaggaagagctggaCATGGACGAACGGGGGCCCTCCCCACTGCACGTGCTAGAGGGGCTTGAAAGCTCCAGTGCTGAGATTGCTGACGCTCCCTGCCTTAGCAAAAACCCTGACGGGCCCAACCTCCCTGAAATTCCCGGCCTTTCTGAAATTCCCAGCATTCCCCGCCTTCCCAGTCTTTCGGACATTTCCACTGTTTTTGAAATGCCCTGCCTTCCAGCCATACCCAGTGTCCCTGACATTCCAAATCTTTGCAACGCTCCCGCCCTTCCCGCTGACTCTTGGCTCCAGGGACCTCTGCAGGAGCCGGAGAAGGCTCTAGCCGCCAGGAGAGAACTGTTCCCTGGCAGCGCTTCTGGAAAACTGGGGGAGCTCTCCTCAGGAGGCAGGGcagagcaagaggaggaggaaggggtagCATTCCCAGATTTCCAGCCCCAGGACATCCCCCGAGATCAGGGGTTCCAGGATGAGCTGCCATTTCGCTCTTGCTCAGAAATCCGGAGCGCCTGGCAGGCACTTGAGCAGCGGCAGCTGGCTCGGCCAGGTTTCCCGGAGCCACTGCTGATCCTGGAAGATTCGGATCTGGGTGGAGGCAGCAGGAGTGGCAAGGCAGCAGCCCCGAGTGCGGAGAGGGCGGCGTCCCGGGTGCGAGAGCTGGCCCGGCTCTACAGCGAGCGGATCCAGCAGATGCAGCGGGCTGAGACCCGCGCCTCAACCAATGCCCCCCGCCGCCGACCCCGGGCTCTGGCCCAACCCCAGCtggccccctgcctgccccatgAGCAGGCCGAGCCAGGTGAGGTCCGGGTGTGTGGTCGGCAgaggggcccgccctgtggcatCAGTCCTGACTcgctcctcctttctctgcatACAGGGCCCCTGCTTGCCTTTGGACACATGCTGGTATGTGAGCTGGCCCTCCCGCTGACCTGTGCCCAGGAATCTGTCCCCCTGGGCCCCGCTGCCCGGGTTCAAGCTGCCACACCTTTGTCTAAGCAGCGAGACTGCCCAGATGGCCAGAGTCTAAATGTTTCAAATGTGCCTGAGCAAGACCGTCTAGGCACCCAGCTTCCAGCTGCCACCCCTTTGCCTGAGCAAGGAGGCCTCTGGAACATCCAGAGTCCAGCCACCACACCTTTGCCCAGGCAGGACTTTGGCCCCTTGACCGTCCAGATTCCAGCTGTTACAACTTTGTCTGATCAAGAAGGCCACCGGGAAATCCCGGTTCCAGGGACCACTCCTTTGCCTGAGCAGAGAGGCCCTGTGGATATACAGGTTCCATCTACCGCCTCCTTTCCTGAGCAAGGACACCACGTGGACATAGAAGTTCCGACCGCCCCAGCTTTGCCCGAGCAGGGAAGTTGTTCTCATGTCACGGTTTCAGCTACCACTCCTATGCCCAAGCGAGAAGTCCTCCTAGACAGCCAGAGCCCACCCAGCCCCCCAGTAACTAAGCAGGGATCTTCTAGCAATGCTCAGTTCCCGGCCGCTGTCTGCGGCCAAGCTGTCAGCCCTTTGCTCGTGCACAAAAGCAGCGTTGACCATCAGATCCCAGCCAAGACCCCAGTGCCCTTGCAGCATGACCCCCCAGACGTTCAGGTTCCGGGTACCCCACCTTTGCCTGCACATGGAGGCCACCTGGACTGTCAGATCCCAGCCAACGCTCCATCGTCTTTGCCCCAGGACCCCCCAGACGTTCAGGTTCCAGGAACCCCACCTTTGCCTGCACATGGAGGCCGCCTAGACCATCAGATGCCAGCCAACGCTCCATCATCTTCGCCCCAGGACCCCTCAGACCTTCAGGTTCCAGCTGCCACGCTTTTGCCCCAGCCACAAGGCCTCGCAGGCACCCGGATCCGAGCCCTCCCATCCTTACCCAAGCAGGGAGGCCTCCCTGACACCCAGGGTCCAGCTGCTGCACCTTCACTTCAGGAGCAAAGCCTTTCAGATCCCCAGGTCCAAAAGCGCACACCTGTGTTGGAGCAGAAGCGTGTCACTACCGTCCATGTTCCAGCTGCCACACCTTTGCCTGAGCTGGGAGGCTCTGGGGACGTTCAGGGCCTGTTACCCACCCCAGTTCAGACCACCATGGTTTTGTCCAAACCAGGAGGCTACTCGGTCTCTCCTGTCACCAGTTCAGAATCTTCAGACTTGACCCCACCCCATAGTCCCCTACCTGCAACCCGTCAGCTCCTGGGCCCCAACGCAGCTGCCCTCTCAAGGTACCTGGCAGCCTCATACATCAGCCAGAGCCTGGCTCGGCGCCAAGGGCCTGGGGGAGATGCCCCCCTAGCCTCCCGGGGCCCCTggtcctcctctgcccccacatCACGGGCACCTTCACCGCCACCCCAAGCCCAACCCCCACCGCCCCCAGCCAGGAGGCTCAGCTATGCCACCACTGTCAACATCCatgtcgggggtggggggcggctgCGGCCAGCCAAGGCCCAGGTCAGGTTGAACCACCCTGCTCTCTTGGCGCCCACCCAGGAACCCATGGGTCTTCGCAGGGCCCAGGGGGCTCCAGACGCCCCTTTCCACACATGA